A region of the Paenibacillus sp. J23TS9 genome:
AAATCAAATTTAAAGGCAGAGCCATTACTTTCTCAGTGATGCTGGTCGCCATGATGATCCCTTATCAGGTAACACAGGTTCCTCTGTACATCCTGATCGTAAACGTCTTCCATATTCAAAACACGTATACCGCTTTGATTTTGCCGGGTCTTGTTACAGTTTATAACATCTTTCTTGCCAAGCAGTTTATGAGCAGCATTCCGAACGAGATTCTGGAGTGTGCAAAAATTGAAGGCTGTAACCAGTTCCAAATTTATTTCCGCATCATTATGCCTTTATCCAAAACCGTACTAGCGGTAATGGCGATTCTTACATTTATGGACAACTGGAATACGTTCTTTTGGCCGCTTCTGGTAACGAACTCCATGGATATGCAGACAATCCAGGTCGGACTAAAGAGCTTCAAGTTTGCGAATACGACTTTATTTGCGCCAATGATGGCAGGTGCAACGATTTCCGCACTGCCAATGTTCATATTGTTCTTCAGCCTGCAAAAATACTTCCTCGAGGGTGTTACCGTAGGCGCGGTGAAGGGCTAATATGGGACGCGAAACCTTTGATACGCATTCAAGCCGCTATGCCGTAGGACTCATGTCCGGCACTTCAGTGGATGGAATAGACGCAGCCGTGGTTCAAATCACGGATTGTCCTGACGGAAAAATGTCGGTCAAATTGATCGGATTTGAAAACACGCCTTTCCCGGCGGCCGTCAGAGAGGATATTTTTACACTGTTTGATCCGCTTAAGGCAACAGTCAATAAGATCGGAAGCATGAATGTATTACTTGGCGAGCTGTATGCGGAAGCTTCATTATCCGTCATCACGGCAGCGGGACTAACAAACGCTGATATCGCCGTCATCGGTTCGCATGGCCAGACGATTTATCATGCGCCGGAAGCCACGAAGCTGCATGGGTATGAGATTCATTATACAGTGCAGATTGGCGAAGGATCGGTTATCGCTGCACGGACAGGGATTCCGTGCGTATCCGATTTCCGCCCGGCAGACATGGCAGTTGGAGGACAGGGTGCGCCGCTCGTTCCGTTTACGGAATATCTGTTATACAGAGAGGCTCACCGGACCCTGCTACTGCAAAATATCGGCGGCATCGGGAATATGACGGTAATACCTGCCGGATGTACACAGGAGCAGGTATATGCTTTTGATACCGGACCGGGAAACATGATCATCGACGGGGTCGTTGAGCGTCTGTATCCGGGACAACAAACGATGGATACTGGAGGGGCCATTGCCCGCAAAGGGAGAATTCATGAAGGACTGCTGAACCTCCTTACACAGGAGCCTTATTATACGCAGCCGCTTCCGAAATCGACCGGTAGGGAGCAATTCGGCTCAGCTTATATAGATTGGCTGCTGGCATATGCCAAACAGCAGAACATGATAGCAGAAGATGTGGTGGCTACCGTCACCATGCTGACCGCATGGTCGATTGGTGATGCGTACCGCCGTTATGTACGTGAACATGATCCGGCGGATGTCCTGCTTGTAGGCGGCGGCGGAAGCTATAATCCGGTTATGATCGAATTTCTGCGGCAAGAAATGGAACCGATGGGTGTTCAGGTGATGACACAAGAGGAAATCGGTCAGAGCAGTGATGCGAAGGAAGCGGTTGCTTTTGCACTGCTTGCCGATTATACGATGAAACAGCAGCCGAACAATCTTCCGAATGTAACGGGAGCTGCAAGGCCCATCATCATGGGGAAAATAAGCTACTAATCCTGACAAAGGACGGAGGTGCCGCTGATCATGATTAACACCTGGGAAGAGACGTATATGCAGGCGGTAATCGATTTATGGAACAAGGAAGCCGTTAAGGATGGATACAAGGAACTTACGAAGCAAAGCTTTCAGCAGATATTTGTTTCAAGCCCTTATTTTGATCAAAAAAACACGTTTGTCCTGTTTGAAGAGGAACAGGTAACAGGCTTTGCCTGTGGATGTACCGGAGACGATCTGCCGCTTGGACAGGTGGCCGGGTACATTACCTGCATCGTGCTTGCGGACGGGAGCCAAACGGATGATAATTACAAGCTTCTCCTAAGTGCGATTGAAGCCCGATTTCGGGAGCTTGGGAAAAAACAGTCGGATGTCCTTTTCTTCAATCCGATGATGCTGCCGTGGTACATACCGAATACGCCACAGCATGAACACAACAATGCACCAGGGGTACCAGTGGACAGCAGGTTGTATTCATTTTTGCAAAGTGAGGGATATGTGGAACGGGCCAAGGAATGTGCCATGTATCTGAACCTTGAGCAGTTTTCAATGCCGGAGGAAATCCGCGGCAAAGAAGATAAAGCTGCTGCCGGCGGTTATAACGTAGAATTGTTTGATGCAAGCAAGCATCAAAGCGTTGCTGAAATGCTTCAAGGACTGAATAATCCGTTATGGGAAAAAGAAATCGGCAGATGTACGTCAGAAGGCGTACCGGTTGTTATCGCGGCACATGGGAACCAGGTTGTCGGCTTCGCCGGACCGGTTATCCGTCAAGAGAATGGCCGCGGCTATTTTGCCGGTATCGGGGTACATCCGGAACATGAAGGACACGGACTCGGTACGATCCTTTTCTTCAAGCTTTGTGAAGCGTTTAAGACTATAGGAACCGATTATATGTCACTCTACACAGGCAGTTCCAATCCGGCGATCCGGATTTATGAAAAAGCAGGCTTCCAAACCGTAAGGCAATTTTCAATCATGAGAAGGGAGTTTTCATAATGAGCGAACAGAAATTGACGATTTTGGCGATTGGCGGACATGTAGGAGATGCAGAACTGACAGCAGGGGGCGTACTGGCCAGCCACTCCTTAAAAGGGGATAAAATCGTAACACTCGCACTTACGGCAGGTGAACGTGGAGTGCCTGCAGGCCAAGACATGGCGGAGTATCGTGCGCAAAAGGTTAACGAAGCCAAAGCATTTGCTGATATGCTGGGCGGCGAATCCATCGTTTTTGATATCCCGGATGGCGAACTGAAGGACACGGAGGATATGCGTCTGCGCGTATGTGATGTGATCCGTCAAGTGAAGCCGAATGTGATCATCACCCACTGGAAGAACAGTATGCACAAGGACCATGCGACAACACATCATATCGTTAATGATGCGCGTTTCTTCGCTGGACTGGCTTCATTCGAAAGAGAGTTGCCTGCACATTTCGCATCCAGACTGTATTATGCGGAAAACTGGGAAGATGCTGTTGAATACAAGCCATATGTATATGTGGACTTCTCCAAGGAAGCCTTTGATTTGTGGGTGAAAGCAACCGAGCAGCATTGGTTCGTTACCAACAGCAAATCCTTCCCTTACCTGGAGTACTATAAACATCTTGCCAGAGTACGCGGCATTGAAGCACGTAAAGAATATGCCGAAACCTTCATGATTCCGGAAGAAACCAAACGTGTACTGAAAAGCGATCTGTTGTAGTTTAATGAAACAGAAGAATGACTGCAGCAATGGATATTGCGGCAGTCATTTTTTAATAAATGACTTATATCTGATATGGGGGGAAGCAGCGATGATTCTAAACGGAATTGATACAATGATGGAAGCAGCCCATTTGTTCAAGGGAAAGAAGCTCGGACTGATTACTTCACCAACGGGCCTGAATAAGGAATATGTGTCCACGATACAAATTCTTCATGAAAATTTTCATCTGGCCGCACTCTTTTCGCCGGAGCACGGTGTACGGGGAGATCAGGCTGCAGGAGCGATGGTCGAAAACTATACCGATCCGATAACGGGTGTACCTGTGTACAGCTTGTATCGTAAGGATTCCAAACGACTGGGCCAAGAAATGCTCGATGAAGTGGATATGGTGGTTTACGATATCCAGGATGTTGGTACCCGCTATTATACGTTCATATATACGATGCTCTATACCTTGGAAGACTGCACGAAGGCAGGCAAGGAGATTGTTATCCTCGATCGGATCAATCCGCTCGATGGCGTGACTGTGGAAGGAAATATTCTGAAGCCAGGATATGAATCCTTCGTGGGCAATTACCCGCTGGCTGTTCGTTACGGGCTGACTGCGGGCGAAGTGGCAATGATGGCCAATGAACAGACGGGATGGAATGCCAAGCTTCATGTTGTCCGTTGTCAAGGCTGGGATCGCAAGATGCTCTTTCCTGAAACGGACCGTCAGTGGATTATGCCATCCCTGGGAATACCGCGTTTTGAAACAGCGCTCATTTATCCAGGCACCTGTTTGTTCGAAGGCACGAATATGTCGGAAGGGCGTGGTACAACCGCTCCGTTTGAAATGATTGGTGCGCCCTTTATCCATGCTGAGAAGTTGGCGGATGAGATGAACGGCCAGCAGCATCCAGGAGTGATCTTCCGTCCTGTATACTTCAAGCCATCCTTCTCCAAGTTTCAGGGAGAGCAGTGCAGCGGCGTGCAGATTCATATTACGGATACGCGGGCGGTTCAGCCACTCGAGACCGGTGTGAAGCTCCTGTTTACGATCAAGAATAACTACGAGGAATTCTCGTTCCTGCCCCCTCTGAAAGAAAATTCAAGACCATTTATCGATCTTTTGGGCGGCGACAACATGTATCGGAATGAGAACATTGATATTCCTGTCCTGCTTGAGCAGTTCCGTGAAGAAAGCCGCGAGTTCGCCAAGCTGAAGGCGCAGTATCATTTGTATTAAATAATATGAACGAATATGAAGGAGCCGATATCAAGATGAAAGAATTAACATTACGAGAAAAAGTCGGCCAGTTGATTGTTGCAGGCTTTCCCGGCCTTGACATCGATGAGCAGACGCAGCGTCTGATAGCCGATTATAAAATCGGGAATATCATTTTGTTCGCACATAATGTGAAGGACAAAGAACAGGTGAGATCCCTGTGTACCGACCTTCAGGCGAAGATCACTGAACATACGGGCCATCCGGCTTTAATCTCCATCGACCAGGAGGGCGGCCGCGTGACACGTCTTCCGAAGGAAGCCGTTAATGTGCCGGGTGCCATGGCGACTGCTTCGACAGGCCGTCCCGAAAATGCGTATGCCGCAGGACGGATTACTGCCCGTGAAATGCTGGCGCTAGGCATTAATTTCAATCTGGCACCGGTGCTGGATATCAACAACAATAAGAAGAATCCGGTAATTAACGTACGTTCTTACGGAGATACTGCAGAGATTGTGACGGAATACGGACTCCAAATGATGCGTGGCCTGCAAGAGGGAGGCGTACTCGCTGCAATCAAGCATTTTCCGGGACATGGGGACACGGCTGTGGATTCACATTTAGGGCTTCCCTCCATCGACAAATCGCTGGAAGCACTTGCCGAGCTTGAGCTTAAGCCTTTCCAGGCTGCGATCGACAGCGGAGCGGAATGCTTGACCAGTGCGCATATCCTGTACCCTTCAATTGAAAAAAATCAGGTTCCGGCTACGATGTCCAGAACGATTATAACCGACCTGCTCAAGGATAAAATGGGCTACCAAGGTCTTGTCATTTCCGACTGCCTTGAAATGAACGCGATTCAGGAGTTTTACGGTACCGCGGAAGGAGCAGTCGGAGCACTCAAAGCCGGTGTTCACCTGCTGTTTATCAGTCATTCCGGTCAGCTCGTGATGGATGCAGTGGAGCGGATAGAACAGGCTGTGGAATCCGGAGAACTGCCGATTGCCATTGTTGATGAAGCCGTGGCAAAGGTGCTGTTTTACAGAGCGAAGTACGGACAAGTGGTTCATGGTGATCTGTCTGATGCGGAAAATGAAGTGAATCAGCGAGCAGCCGAGGCTATCAGTCTTGAAAGCATTTGCCATGTCAGCGGACAGCTGGATACGGTTCAGCGGAATGACTTGGACACGATCATCATCGGCAGTTTGCC
Encoded here:
- a CDS encoding carbohydrate ABC transporter permease, whose amino-acid sequence is MALYNAHAGKPATRNIRNTALFTVLLLFAVATIFPIYFMIISSFGEPVAAGAMDYKLFPSSFSLESYKFFFQFNSYTWRWLLNSLIVASSVMVTNVVFASMAGYAFSKIKFKGRAITFSVMLVAMMIPYQVTQVPLYILIVNVFHIQNTYTALILPGLVTVYNIFLAKQFMSSIPNEILECAKIEGCNQFQIYFRIIMPLSKTVLAVMAILTFMDNWNTFFWPLLVTNSMDMQTIQVGLKSFKFANTTLFAPMMAGATISALPMFILFFSLQKYFLEGVTVGAVKG
- a CDS encoding anhydro-N-acetylmuramic acid kinase, with product MGRETFDTHSSRYAVGLMSGTSVDGIDAAVVQITDCPDGKMSVKLIGFENTPFPAAVREDIFTLFDPLKATVNKIGSMNVLLGELYAEASLSVITAAGLTNADIAVIGSHGQTIYHAPEATKLHGYEIHYTVQIGEGSVIAARTGIPCVSDFRPADMAVGGQGAPLVPFTEYLLYREAHRTLLLQNIGGIGNMTVIPAGCTQEQVYAFDTGPGNMIIDGVVERLYPGQQTMDTGGAIARKGRIHEGLLNLLTQEPYYTQPLPKSTGREQFGSAYIDWLLAYAKQQNMIAEDVVATVTMLTAWSIGDAYRRYVREHDPADVLLVGGGGSYNPVMIEFLRQEMEPMGVQVMTQEEIGQSSDAKEAVAFALLADYTMKQQPNNLPNVTGAARPIIMGKISY
- a CDS encoding GNAT family N-acetyltransferase, producing MINTWEETYMQAVIDLWNKEAVKDGYKELTKQSFQQIFVSSPYFDQKNTFVLFEEEQVTGFACGCTGDDLPLGQVAGYITCIVLADGSQTDDNYKLLLSAIEARFRELGKKQSDVLFFNPMMLPWYIPNTPQHEHNNAPGVPVDSRLYSFLQSEGYVERAKECAMYLNLEQFSMPEEIRGKEDKAAAGGYNVELFDASKHQSVAEMLQGLNNPLWEKEIGRCTSEGVPVVIAAHGNQVVGFAGPVIRQENGRGYFAGIGVHPEHEGHGLGTILFFKLCEAFKTIGTDYMSLYTGSSNPAIRIYEKAGFQTVRQFSIMRREFS
- a CDS encoding PIG-L deacetylase family protein, with the protein product MSEQKLTILAIGGHVGDAELTAGGVLASHSLKGDKIVTLALTAGERGVPAGQDMAEYRAQKVNEAKAFADMLGGESIVFDIPDGELKDTEDMRLRVCDVIRQVKPNVIITHWKNSMHKDHATTHHIVNDARFFAGLASFERELPAHFASRLYYAENWEDAVEYKPYVYVDFSKEAFDLWVKATEQHWFVTNSKSFPYLEYYKHLARVRGIEARKEYAETFMIPEETKRVLKSDLL
- a CDS encoding exo-beta-N-acetylmuramidase NamZ domain-containing protein, yielding MILNGIDTMMEAAHLFKGKKLGLITSPTGLNKEYVSTIQILHENFHLAALFSPEHGVRGDQAAGAMVENYTDPITGVPVYSLYRKDSKRLGQEMLDEVDMVVYDIQDVGTRYYTFIYTMLYTLEDCTKAGKEIVILDRINPLDGVTVEGNILKPGYESFVGNYPLAVRYGLTAGEVAMMANEQTGWNAKLHVVRCQGWDRKMLFPETDRQWIMPSLGIPRFETALIYPGTCLFEGTNMSEGRGTTAPFEMIGAPFIHAEKLADEMNGQQHPGVIFRPVYFKPSFSKFQGEQCSGVQIHITDTRAVQPLETGVKLLFTIKNNYEEFSFLPPLKENSRPFIDLLGGDNMYRNENIDIPVLLEQFREESREFAKLKAQYHLY
- a CDS encoding glycoside hydrolase family 3 protein, producing the protein MKELTLREKVGQLIVAGFPGLDIDEQTQRLIADYKIGNIILFAHNVKDKEQVRSLCTDLQAKITEHTGHPALISIDQEGGRVTRLPKEAVNVPGAMATASTGRPENAYAAGRITAREMLALGINFNLAPVLDINNNKKNPVINVRSYGDTAEIVTEYGLQMMRGLQEGGVLAAIKHFPGHGDTAVDSHLGLPSIDKSLEALAELELKPFQAAIDSGAECLTSAHILYPSIEKNQVPATMSRTIITDLLKDKMGYQGLVISDCLEMNAIQEFYGTAEGAVGALKAGVHLLFISHSGQLVMDAVERIEQAVESGELPIAIVDEAVAKVLFYRAKYGQVVHGDLSDAENEVNQRAAEAISLESICHVSGQLDTVQRNDLDTIIIGSLPYRPDQASSLTSTELSFPAEAGALLGIQHLMTDFNPDEQEQIRIVEQVKGYSKVVVGLYNGCDHTGQVELVNRLSRAGHQVTAVALGKPYDLEMLEGDIYGLAAFEYTSMAIRSVIRILGGEAVPTGKLSLRNEYVPMI